The following are from one region of the Rhizobium sullae genome:
- a CDS encoding DUF2332 domain-containing protein produces MAEISARYIRFADTEAHGRSPLYEELARAVAGDRETLGFLSTLPDVKRQPNLLLAAVRHLFGTPTGWNEFRQALQANRDAIRSLMLERSTQTNEPGRCATLLPVLARLPQPLALLEVGTSAGLCLMPDLYSYDYGRKAIRAPAMAAEPPVFRCSASETTPMPAAAPQVVWRAGLDLSPIDASDPSQVAWLETLVWPEQTARLANLRAAVKIAATVKPRVLKGDLRGSDLVRLCSEAPKDATLVVFHTAVLDYVSDPADREAFAEQVMRLSPYWVSNEFPRVFPRIATCAGKRRPPGRFLLSVNGSPVAWTDPHGASLEWIADEA; encoded by the coding sequence TTGGCCGAAATCTCAGCCCGATATATTCGCTTCGCCGATACGGAGGCTCACGGTCGGTCGCCGCTATACGAGGAGTTGGCTCGTGCGGTCGCTGGGGACCGGGAAACACTCGGCTTCCTGTCGACTCTCCCGGACGTGAAGCGGCAACCGAATCTTCTGCTCGCCGCGGTGCGTCACCTGTTCGGCACGCCGACAGGATGGAACGAGTTTCGCCAGGCGCTTCAGGCTAATCGCGACGCTATCCGCTCACTAATGCTCGAGCGCTCGACGCAAACCAACGAGCCGGGAAGGTGCGCCACATTACTCCCCGTACTGGCGCGCTTGCCGCAGCCGCTGGCCCTTCTGGAGGTTGGGACTTCCGCAGGCCTCTGCCTCATGCCCGACCTCTACAGCTACGATTACGGGCGCAAGGCGATCCGCGCACCCGCGATGGCCGCGGAGCCGCCTGTCTTCCGATGTTCCGCCAGTGAGACAACGCCGATGCCTGCGGCCGCACCGCAGGTCGTCTGGCGGGCAGGACTGGACCTGAGCCCGATCGATGCTTCGGACCCCTCGCAAGTCGCATGGCTTGAGACGCTGGTCTGGCCAGAGCAGACGGCGCGGCTCGCCAATCTGCGGGCGGCCGTAAAGATCGCTGCCACGGTCAAGCCCCGAGTGCTGAAGGGCGACCTGCGCGGGAGCGACTTAGTGCGGCTCTGCAGCGAAGCTCCAAAGGATGCTACCCTCGTCGTCTTTCACACAGCCGTCCTCGACTATGTTTCCGACCCCGCAGACAGAGAGGCTTTCGCTGAGCAGGTGATGCGTCTCTCTCCGTATTGGGTATCGAACGAGTTCCCTCGCGTATTCCCGCGCATCGCCACATGCGCCGGAAAAAGACGGCCGCCAGGTCGCTTCCTCCTATCTGTGAACGGCTCCCCTGTCGCTTGGACCGACCCGCATGGCGCCTCGCTCGAATGGATCGCCGACGAGGCGTAG